From Mesomycoplasma dispar, a single genomic window includes:
- a CDS encoding endonuclease/exonuclease/phosphatase family protein produces the protein MKKIFLFPLILLGSAAATGGVYFIYKASKNTTNTPGISIKKSEELPKTKDLKDNVVVNPSDKKSIRIGFWNVYNYSNKSTRAKNTAKTYAIAKVIDFTGLDLIGLAEIKPNADGADLVKELQNLNPNAGWKELTTNKYGKKNQEEKYTFLYKSSLLETINFENPSNPYLIQDGTELTWARPLAAVKFKTKTTIKNDFTLAIGHFDAPNASKNRNEAKDSETSQGAQEAGEARDLVNVLGEIDKKDGENNEIIFMADTNIRGENAEKLFKSTLKSYKSLLSHNENTTLSGSRRSYANSYDKIFYKGDLATKNAQKFDIFSIFSNKIVDLAKYDQMRRKDGRSANYQANNPNDLNRIRAISDHTMVHFDLELNESDKN, from the coding sequence ATGAAGAAAATTTTTTTATTCCCGCTCATCCTTTTGGGTTCAGCAGCGGCAACCGGTGGAGTTTATTTTATTTACAAAGCATCAAAAAATACTACAAACACCCCCGGAATTAGCATTAAAAAGTCAGAAGAATTACCTAAAACAAAAGATTTAAAAGACAATGTTGTTGTCAATCCTTCTGATAAAAAGTCAATTCGTATTGGTTTTTGGAATGTTTACAACTATTCTAATAAATCTACAAGAGCAAAAAACACTGCAAAAACTTATGCAATTGCAAAAGTTATCGATTTTACGGGTCTTGATTTGATTGGTTTAGCCGAAATTAAACCAAACGCAGATGGCGCTGATCTTGTCAAGGAACTTCAAAATCTCAATCCGAATGCTGGCTGAAAGGAATTGACTACTAATAAATATGGAAAGAAAAACCAGGAAGAAAAATATACCTTTTTATATAAATCTTCACTTTTAGAAACGATAAATTTTGAAAACCCTTCTAATCCGTATTTAATTCAAGATGGCACAGAACTAACATGAGCTCGCCCACTGGCGGCTGTGAAGTTTAAAACAAAAACAACTATTAAAAATGATTTCACATTAGCAATAGGTCATTTTGATGCGCCAAATGCTAGCAAAAATCGTAATGAAGCAAAGGATTCTGAAACTTCACAAGGTGCCCAAGAAGCTGGAGAAGCTCGCGATTTAGTTAATGTTTTAGGTGAAATTGATAAAAAAGATGGTGAAAATAACGAAATAATTTTTATGGCGGACACTAACATTCGCGGTGAAAATGCAGAAAAATTATTCAAATCTACACTTAAATCTTATAAATCTTTACTTAGTCATAACGAAAACACAACTCTTTCTGGCTCACGTCGGTCATATGCAAACTCCTATGACAAAATTTTCTATAAAGGTGATCTTGCGACTAAAAACGCACAAAAATTTGACATTTTTTCAATTTTTAGTAATAAAATTGTTGATTTAGCAAAATATGATCAGATGCGTAGAAAAGATGGTAGATCCGCTAATTACCAAGCAAATAACCCGAACGATCTTAACCGCATCCGGGCAATTTCTGATCACACAATGGTTCATTTTGACCTTGAATTAAATGAGAGTGATAAAAATTAG
- a CDS encoding protein kinase family protein — MKLKSTVNFDVFPEFVKKEIKKSELISCGYHNCSFVGFFKNQKVQIRVATNDFVNWENEKNFIQENSNFLFYDQGNFIKKWIEGQILSPENLGLHLDKLFLAISDFHKQKNTKIAKFNWQTDVILDKKYISLVEKYQFDSLVISHNDLQFKNIIVSTKAVFLIDFEWIRLNNPYFDYVCLYINLGISPEKIIKFFNLEIEKFNDFVYIVNVFTNFWNKKFYDK; from the coding sequence ATGAAATTAAAAAGTACTGTAAATTTCGATGTTTTTCCAGAATTTGTTAAAAAAGAAATAAAGAAATCAGAGTTGATTTCTTGTGGTTATCACAACTGTAGTTTTGTAGGTTTTTTTAAAAATCAAAAAGTTCAAATTCGAGTTGCAACTAACGATTTTGTAAATTGGGAAAATGAAAAGAATTTTATTCAAGAAAATTCTAATTTTCTCTTTTATGATCAGGGAAATTTCATTAAAAAGTGAATTGAGGGCCAAATTTTAAGTCCAGAAAATTTGGGTTTACACCTTGACAAATTATTTTTGGCAATTTCTGATTTTCATAAGCAAAAAAATACAAAAATTGCCAAATTTAACTGGCAAACCGACGTTATATTGGACAAAAAATACATTAGTCTAGTTGAAAAATACCAATTTGATTCACTTGTAATTTCGCACAATGATTTGCAATTTAAAAACATAATCGTTTCGACAAAGGCGGTTTTTTTAATTGACTTTGAGTGAATTAGACTTAATAATCCTTACTTTGATTATGTTTGTTTGTACATCAATTTAGGAATTTCTCCTGAAAAAATCATTAAATTTTTTAATCTTGAAATTGAAAAATTTAATGATTTTGTTTACATAGTTAATGTTTTTACTAACTTTTGAAATAAAAAATTTTATGATAAATAA
- a CDS encoding 5'-3' exonuclease: MTRKILLIDGTWLTFKSFFAGYYGNRLINSKGEMTFAIHIFFNSLFKLIRLTEPDNIYFAFDYGSKTARHQNYPDYKKGRVRPPDSLFSQMQLIKKILGFANFLWSEHEDFEADDLIASLQKKIRETDEEAEILIFSSDQDLLQLVDEKTTIINKIENNFINTNTIHNFFETHGFHPEQVVDFKVLAGDSSDNIKVIEGLGKKGAIKLLEKYKNLDNIFLNLGKINEKLAKQITEKKTELLFFKDFIKLNDSANFNFDIFQKLEIKISRDLVDILNDLELKKVNDALFELASKQN, encoded by the coding sequence ATGACTAGAAAAATATTGCTAATTGATGGAACTTGACTAACGTTCAAGTCATTTTTTGCCGGATATTACGGGAATCGACTTATTAATTCAAAAGGGGAAATGACTTTTGCAATTCATATTTTTTTTAATTCACTTTTTAAATTAATAAGACTTACTGAACCTGATAATATTTATTTTGCCTTTGATTATGGATCAAAAACTGCTCGACACCAAAATTATCCTGATTATAAAAAGGGAAGAGTTAGACCGCCAGATTCACTTTTTTCGCAAATGCAGTTAATAAAAAAGATCCTTGGTTTTGCTAACTTTTTATGATCAGAACACGAAGATTTTGAAGCTGATGACTTAATTGCTTCCCTGCAAAAAAAGATTAGAGAAACTGATGAAGAAGCAGAAATACTAATTTTTAGTTCAGATCAAGATTTACTGCAGTTAGTTGACGAAAAAACAACAATTATTAATAAAATTGAAAATAATTTCATAAATACTAATACAATTCATAATTTTTTTGAAACACACGGATTCCATCCAGAACAGGTTGTCGATTTTAAAGTTTTAGCCGGCGATAGTTCTGATAATATTAAGGTCATTGAAGGTTTAGGGAAAAAAGGTGCGATAAAATTATTGGAAAAATATAAAAATTTAGATAATATTTTCCTAAATCTTGGTAAAATTAATGAAAAACTTGCAAAACAAATTACCGAAAAGAAAACCGAACTGTTATTTTTTAAAGATTTTATCAAACTAAACGATAGTGCTAATTTTAATTTTGATATTTTTCAAAAATTAGAAATTAAAATTAGCCGCGATTTAGTAGATATTTTAAACGATCTTGAGTTAAAAAAAGTCAACGATGCTCTATTTGAACTTGCTTCAAAACAAAATTAA
- a CDS encoding N-6 DNA methylase has protein sequence MIKDKNITVSVTKKLQDLGYDISLWDASLSPKLLNEDILEVLKTSSKRNHNLQKTKENYGYPDRIFFNKEHKLLILVEEKSNIKKHRDNNPLCENFTLSNECNVVDFAIQGIIWYMQQFVNKLKNLEDYKIIGIAVSGDISENKIGKFDCFVVDNARIKHVKEITNFVKIEEFLSIFIDFDEQKHIENIKQSSKKINQLLRDLDSTERPVILSYLMIALYGQDLNKKFELFSKIKDNKNLLIDMISSAIQTTLTEQKVMKNKIDFIKSKINLLKESPDVKIETIHSILTELKENVLPLINGTFSTRSNFDIIGKFYEEFLKYAGFANVKRGIVLTPEHITTLFTNLIDIKTNDVILDICCGTGSFLIAAMNKIINTVENQNLLDKKEKIDNIKKKQIIGVEINTTMYILAISNMLFRGDGKSQIFHGSAIGDSFETKEIIKKIKELSPTIGFINPPYSGRESKTNPTFKEITFLEKILSLCSRYVIIIAPYSMYFSENERRAKILKQHKLKAVINMPKELFQPNAATYTSIAIFETNIPHNFDEEVAFYDLKDDGFVMTPKGRVDFNNNWAEKEKELLDFIKNPNNKGNLVNSIKTKIKEDEEWNIYAHTKTDYSNLKISNFEKVIKNYILFQIKKDFDILHLNLDEYELLEQLIFSKKFSEYQRIIKKQESYTAKLNINKWKWFKITDIFKIENSKVQNTKELITGQEIYYIGAAKNNNGVKAKVEKIDSYVSKGNCVLFINGGEGSGGYSLYQPDDFMAIKGFTSCGYSKKLNVFNGLFLVTVLDQHRYKFSYGRSWQANRFNSTKICLPINEKGKIDWNFMTNFVKNHPLAKLIEE, from the coding sequence ATGATTAAAGACAAAAATATTACTGTATCTGTTACTAAAAAACTACAAGATCTCGGCTATGATATTAGTTTGTGAGATGCTTCTTTGAGCCCCAAATTATTGAATGAAGATATTCTAGAGGTATTGAAAACATCTTCTAAAAGAAATCATAATCTGCAAAAAACCAAAGAAAATTATGGCTATCCTGATAGAATTTTTTTCAATAAAGAGCATAAACTTTTAATTTTAGTCGAGGAAAAATCAAATATAAAAAAACATCGAGACAACAATCCTTTATGCGAAAATTTTACATTAAGTAATGAATGTAATGTTGTTGATTTTGCTATCCAAGGAATAATTTGGTATATGCAACAATTTGTTAATAAATTAAAGAATTTAGAGGATTATAAAATTATCGGAATTGCTGTAAGCGGCGATATTTCTGAAAATAAAATTGGAAAATTTGACTGTTTTGTTGTTGATAATGCTCGTATAAAACACGTTAAAGAAATAACAAATTTTGTAAAAATCGAGGAATTTTTAAGTATTTTTATAGACTTTGATGAGCAAAAACATATTGAAAATATTAAGCAATCTTCAAAAAAAATTAACCAATTACTAAGAGATCTTGACTCAACAGAGAGGCCAGTGATTCTTTCATACTTAATGATCGCATTATATGGGCAAGATTTAAATAAAAAATTTGAACTTTTTTCAAAAATAAAAGATAATAAAAATCTTCTAATTGATATGATTTCAAGCGCGATTCAAACCACCTTAACCGAGCAAAAGGTGATGAAAAATAAAATTGATTTTATTAAAAGTAAAATCAATTTACTAAAAGAATCGCCAGATGTCAAAATTGAAACTATTCATTCAATTTTGACTGAATTAAAAGAAAACGTTTTACCCTTAATAAACGGAACTTTTTCAACTAGGTCAAATTTTGACATTATTGGAAAATTCTACGAGGAATTTCTAAAATACGCCGGATTTGCTAATGTAAAAAGGGGAATTGTTCTTACCCCAGAACATATTACAACTTTATTTACAAATTTAATTGATATAAAAACTAACGATGTAATTTTAGATATTTGTTGTGGAACAGGTTCTTTTTTGATTGCAGCGATGAATAAAATTATTAATACTGTTGAGAATCAAAATTTGCTAGATAAAAAGGAAAAAATTGATAATATCAAAAAAAAGCAAATAATTGGTGTCGAAATTAATACAACAATGTATATTTTAGCGATTTCCAATATGTTATTTCGTGGTGATGGAAAATCGCAAATTTTTCATGGTAGTGCAATTGGTGATTCTTTTGAAACAAAAGAAATTATTAAGAAAATTAAAGAACTATCTCCAACAATTGGATTTATTAATCCGCCTTATTCGGGAAGAGAAAGTAAAACAAACCCAACTTTTAAGGAAATAACTTTTTTAGAAAAAATATTAAGTTTATGTTCTCGCTACGTAATTATTATCGCACCTTATTCGATGTATTTTAGCGAAAATGAAAGACGTGCTAAAATTCTAAAGCAACATAAATTAAAAGCTGTTATTAATATGCCAAAGGAATTGTTTCAACCAAACGCCGCGACTTATACCTCAATTGCAATTTTTGAAACAAATATTCCCCATAATTTTGACGAAGAAGTTGCTTTTTACGATCTAAAAGATGACGGATTTGTTATGACCCCAAAAGGTAGAGTAGATTTTAATAACAATTGAGCTGAAAAAGAGAAAGAATTACTTGATTTTATTAAAAACCCTAATAACAAAGGTAATTTGGTAAATTCAATTAAAACTAAAATCAAAGAGGATGAGGAATGAAATATTTATGCACATACAAAAACTGACTATTCAAATTTAAAAATAAGTAATTTTGAAAAAGTAATAAAAAATTATATTTTATTTCAAATTAAAAAGGATTTTGATATTCTTCATTTAAACCTTGATGAATATGAACTTCTTGAGCAACTTATTTTTTCAAAAAAGTTTAGCGAATACCAAAGAATTATTAAAAAACAGGAAAGCTACACCGCAAAACTTAATATAAATAAGTGAAAATGATTTAAAATAACTGATATTTTCAAAATTGAAAACTCAAAAGTACAAAATACCAAAGAATTAATTACCGGACAAGAAATTTATTATATTGGTGCAGCAAAAAATAATAACGGTGTTAAAGCAAAAGTTGAAAAAATTGATAGTTATGTTTCTAAAGGTAATTGCGTTCTTTTTATTAACGGTGGCGAAGGTTCAGGCGGATATAGTTTGTATCAACCTGATGATTTTATGGCAATTAAAGGGTTTACTTCTTGCGGTTATTCAAAGAAACTTAACGTTTTTAACGGCTTATTTTTAGTAACAGTACTCGATCAACACCGGTATAAATTTAGTTATGGAAGATCTTGGCAAGCAAATCGTTTTAATTCAACTAAAATTTGCCTACCCATTAATGAAAAAGGTAAAATTGATTGGAATTTTATGACTAATTTTGTTAAAAATCATCCGCTTGCAAAATTAATTGAAGAATAA